GTGTTGTTCGAGTAATTTGCAGCGCGGAACCGCGTCACAAACAGCGCCAAGGCTGAGTGTGATTGTGCTTCAAGCCCGGTAGCTAGTGCGCTACCGGGTTGATTATTTGTTATTACAGCGATATTATCTCGCGCCCTATTTCTTGGCTTCCGGGGCGTAGGTAGCTGTCAATTGGAGTCCCACTGAATGGCCCGTATTGCAGGCGTTAACATTCCAGATAACAAGCATACTGTTATCTCGCTGACCTACATCTATGGTGTTGGTCGCACTACTGCACAGAAGATCTGTGCAGTGACTGGGGTAAACCCAGCAGCAAAGATCAAAGATCTGAGCGACGAGCAGATTGAACAGCTGCGTGGCGAAGTGGC
The window above is part of the Pseudomonas prosekii genome. Proteins encoded here:
- the rpsM gene encoding 30S ribosomal protein S13 yields the protein MARIAGVNIPDNKHTVISLTYIYGVGRTTAQKICAVTGVNPAAKIKDLSDEQIEQLRGEVAKFTTEGDLRREINMKIKRLMDLGCYRGLRHRRGLPVRGQRTKTNARTRKGPRKPIRK